TCTCCCGCATGCTGCACAATCGTCGGGACGGATCACGGCTTGATTGCCGCAACGGAATTCATGCTTTTCCAGGACCCGGGGTGTCAGGATGAGATGCATATCCGCCGCATCCACATCGCAATCGGCAATCACCGAGAATCCGGCCAGAACCGCAAAGGAAGCCGTAATGCTGGTCTTCCCGGTACCGCCCTTGCCGCTGATGATGACAAGTTCCTCAATTTTGGAGTCGGACATGGATCATCTCTCCCAGGCGTTTCTGACTTCCCTGATATTCAGCAGGAGGGTCGCGAAATTGGAGGCATACTCGGGCAACACGTCCACCACCAGTTCTCCTTGCGAATAAGCCTCGGCAATGCGCCGGTCGTCGGGCAGTTCCAGCAGCAAGGGGATGTTCTCCTCCCCGCAGAACCTGTGGACCCGATCGTCTCCGACCCCCATGCGATTCACGACCACGCCAAAGGGGATGGAAAGCTCCCGAATCATATCCACCGCCAGCCTCAGGTCATGCAGTCCGAAGGGCGTCGGCTCGGTAACCAGCACCACGAAATCCGAACCCCGCACCGTGGCGATGACCGGACAGGAGGTGCCCGGCGGCGCGTCCAGGATCGCCATCCTCTTGCTGTTCAGTCGGGCCTTGACGGCCCGGATAAGCGGCGGCGCCATGGGCAGGCCGATATCCAGTTTCCCCAGTATCAGAGAGATGTCTTCCGTCTCCATCGTCTCGACCACGCCGATGCGTTTGCCGGCCTCCCGAATGGCATTTTGCGGACAGACCAGCGCGCATCCGCCGCACCCGTGGCATAATTCGGCGAAAACCAGGGGGACGGTACCGAAGGACACGATGGCATGGTAGCGGCAGAATCGCCCGCACTCGCCGCACCCGTTGCAAAGGGACTCGTCGACCTCGGGAATCGGGATGGTTACACTGTCGCTGCCGGTCTGTCTTCCTTGCAGGAACAGGTGGATATTCGGCTCCTCGACATCGCAGTCCAGAAGTTGAACACCGCGACCGATGATCCGCGCCAGATTGACCGACACCGTGGTTTTGCCGGTGCCGCCTTTGCCGGAGGCAACCGAAATAATCATGACCAGTGGCCGTCGACGTCGGCCGATTCCATGGCCGGAAGCGTTCCGGAGCGGTATGCCTCCAGGGCTTCGGCCACTGTCTGATCCTGGGCCTTGAAAACGCTGATGCCTGCAGCCGACAGCGCCCGGAAGGCATTCGGGCCGCAATGCCCGGTCACGACGCATGTCACACCCTGGTTCACGATCGACTCCGTGGCCAGAATGCCGGCGCCATGGGCGGTATCGAGCGTCTTCTGGTTATCGACAGCAACGAAAGTATCCGTCTCCGTATCATAAATGATATAACCAGCCGCCCTGGCAAAACGCGGGTCCATGCGGGCATCCAGGGTGTTTCCCGCTGCAGTAAAGGCTATTTTCACGATTTATCTCCTCTTCTGTTGATGGGAACAGGCTGAAGAAACCGCAATCCGGAAGGAAGAGAAAACCAGGGTTCCTTCAGCCTGCACCTTTCATTTTTCAGCCGACTCCTTTTCCAATCCGCCAAGGCGTTGTCTGATCATCTGCAGTTCCGCTTCCAGGGCATCGGCCTGCGCCTTCAGCATCTGCTTTTCCGCTTCGGGATCTTGCTGAACTGGTGGCGGAAAGGCCCCATATCCGTACCCGCCGTATCTTGCCCAGCCCGGCATTCCGGTCGCGTAGAAGCGGTTTCGCCACCCGCGTCCACCGCTGCCGAAAAATCCACGGCCCCGCCCGAACCCGGCTCCGAATCCTCTGCCAAAGGCAGGATTAGCATAGCCGGGGAAGCCGTAACCCGTACAATAACCGGCGGCCCGTCCCGTCATGGGCCCCATTCCTGTCGGTCCTGTTCCGTCTCCACGTGGCATAGTCTGCCTCCTTTGCTTCCTGGTTCAAGATCACCTTCTGGTCATGCTTGCGCCGCACTTTGGACAGGTCATGGCGTTGCAAGGTTGACCGGCAACGTGGGGCGCCTCGGCACCGCATCGCGGGCAGACGCAGGAACCTCCCGGACCCGCGGCCATTGGACCTCCCATTCTTCCCCTTCCCCCACCACGACCTCCGCCGGGCGGGCCCGTTCCATCTCCTCTAGGCATGGTGCTCTCCTTTCTTTGTGGGCTTATGGTTGCTACTGACCCAGGTCGCCTGACCACCAGAGTTTTACCTCGGGGGGTCTACCGCCGGGAACCTGGGACAAAGGAACATGAACGTCTCCTTCTGTGCCCCCGAATCAGCTTTTACGAAGGAATGGCCTGATTCTTCTCCATGCATGACGACAGGTAATGCTTTATGCCTTCGTGGACCGCACCGACCGCGAGGGACGAACAGTTTATTTTCTCTTCCGGCAAGCCCCCCAGAGCTGCGGCAATCTGTTCGTCGGTGAGTTCGAAGGCTTTTCCCAGCGTCATCCCTTTCACCATTTCGGTCGTCATGGAAGCCGTTGCAATGGCGGCAGGACAACCCTTGATCATGAATTTTGCGTCACTGATGATATTGTCGGTAAATTTCAGAAAGACCAGCAGACAGTCGCCGCACTTCGGATCCCCTACCTGGATGATAGAGTCTGCCTCCTCGAGGATTCCGACGTTCCGTGGATTCATGACATGATCCATGACCAATTCCGTGTACAAGTGCAAAACCTCCTTATGTTGTTCTGCTTCAGGTTTCCAAATCTTCTTACCAGCGGTGCCCTCGCCTGCGGCGAATCCGAAATCCTCTACGCCGGCCGCAGCCAGGCATCAGATAAGCATCATCTTCCAGCCGGCCATTCAGGTAAGCGCCTAGGACTTCTTCAACCGGGCCGCAGGTTCGGGCGATGACGGTAATGCCGACTCCATGAAGGGCCATCTCCAGCGGCCCGGATAGGGCTCCGCAGATGAGAACCTGGGCTCCCAGCGACAGTAGCTCCCGGGCCCGACCCCAGGGATCAAAGCAGGTCAGCGTTCGAATCTCACGCCGGACCTCCCCTCCCGAGCCCGTTTCAATCAGCACGAGGCGGGTCGCCTCATCGAAGACCGGGGAAATACGCCCCTGCCAATATGGAAGTCCAATCTTCATGACTTATTGTTTTTCAAAAAATGTACCAAATGATTCAAAGCGCATAAACCGTTGTTTTTAAAAGAAAAAGATATCCTAAATCCTCAAAGCACCTTATTCACCAATGCATTTTGCAATTTATCGCGGCCATTATCTCGTGCAATTTGCATGAAATTTTGTTACACCTTTAAAGAATTGGATATGGACAGGTTTAAATTTGGGGGTTTATCCAAACCGAAATCGCTATCGAAATCGGGTGTCAGCCTTTTTCGGCCTCCGGATTTGGTATTCAAGCCGAAAGCCAAAGGCCGAATTCGATCCCGATTTCGATGAACACGTTATTCCAATGTGAAGGAACATCCTATGGAACGAGCAACCCAGGACATCATTCTGGATTCGATCAATGAAGGGGTTTTCACCGTCGATCCCGAATGGCGGATTACAAGTTTCAATCGCGCTGCGGAGCGGATCACCGGCATCGATCGGGAGGAGGCGCTGGGGCGGCCCTGCTGGGAGGTGTTCCGGGCCAGTATCTGCGAGAAGGAGTGCGTTCTGCGGCAGACCATGAAGACGGGAAAGCCGATTTTCAACCGGACGGCCTACATCGTCAGCGATGAGGGTTCCCGCATTCCGATACGCATATCGACGGCCCTGCTCAAAGACAGCCGGGGACGGGTCGTGGGCGGGGTGGAAACCTTTCAGGATCTGAGCCAGGTGGAGGAACTCAGAAAGGAACTGGAGTCCCGTTTCACCTTCGAGGATATCATCGGGCGCAGCGCACCCATGCTGGAACTCTTCAACATCCTTCCCCAGATTGCCGAAAGCGGCAGCACCGTGCTCCTGGAAGGAGGCAGCGGTACCGGCAAGGAACTCTTTGCCCGGGCCATTCACAACCTTTCTCCTCGACGCCATAAGCGGTTTGTGGCGGTCAATTGCGGGGCCCTGCCCGATACCCTGCTCGAATCCGAGCTTTTCGGCTACAAGGCCGGAGCCTTCACCGACGCGCGCCGCGACAAGCCGGGTCGCTTCTCCATGGCCGAGGGCGGAACTCTCTTCCTGGACGAAATCGGGGACATCTCCCCCGCAATGCAGGTGCGTCTCCTTCGGGTATTGCAGGAACGCTGTATAGAACCGTTGGGGTCGGTCGAATCCGAACCGATGAATGTGCGCATCCTGGCGGCCAGCAACAAAAGTCTGTCCGAACTGGTCCGGGAGGGAAGCTTCCGGGAGGACCTTTTCTACCGGATTCGCGTTATTCATCTGCAGATCCCGGCTCTTTCCCGGAGAAGGGAGGACATTCCCCTCCTGGTAAACCATTTCATAAACAAATTCAATCGCTTGCAGAACCGTCAGATTGCCGGCCTCTCCCATGAAGTGCTGACCCGCCTGATGGAATATGACTACCCGGGAAATGTCAGGGAGCTGGAAAATATCCTGGAACACGCTTTTGTACTGTGCCGCAGTGGCCTGATCGAGATGCAGCATCTGCCGCCCGAATTCCGTCCAAAGGATTTTCCACAACTGCCCCGTACGGCAGGATCAAACAATCTCGAAGCCATGGAAAAGGCTTTGATTACCGAAGCCCTTTATCGTCACAATGGAAGCCGAAAAAGGACCGCCCGCGACCTTGGCATCGATACCAGTACCCTCTACCGCAAGATCAGAGCTCACGGGATCGAAGCGCCATCCACAGACGGAAGGACCAGGGAAAAACTCCTGCGGGATTCTGATCCAAAATAAAGGCCGAGGACAGCTGTTGGAAACGTTGCGACTCTCTTGGTGCTATAATAAATCATGTGAAAAGACAAATCTTCGCACACATTGTCCACTGCTTCAGAAAAAAGGAGTCGACTATGCCTTTCGAAGGTCTGAATTATCCGGAACTCTGGAAGAAGGCGGAAAAGCATTATGAAAACGGTCTTCCCGGGGTCGATCTGAACGATCTGGTTTATGCGGCAAACAAGGGGAAGGCGAAACTTGAAGGGCTTGGCAATCCTCCCGAGGGATTGGAAGATCTCTGGGAGGACCTGCACCATATGGTCGATCTCTGCCGGGATTACCATATCGGCATTTATAAGGATATATCCTGGGATATGATGCAAAAGATCGCGGGAGCCGTTGCCTACTTCGTCACCCCTTTCGATCTGGTTCCCGATGTGCTTCCAAAAATCGGCTATCTGGATGACGCTGCCGTCATTCAGTATGCGCTGAAAGGAACCCGCAACGATCTGGACGGTTATCTGCGATGGAGAAGGGAGCGCAATCGGCATCAGGCCTGAAAGGCTTGGGTGAAAAGACCAGCGGTGGGTGTCCTTCAGTACTTGGCGATGACCCAGACGGCGTGAATGATTCCCGGAATATATCCAAGAATCGTCAGCAGCAGGTTTATCCAGAAGTGTTTTCCGATGCCGACCTGGAGAAAAACCCCCAGGGGAGGAATGAAAATGGCGATCAATATGCGCAACAGGTCCATGTCTATGCCCTTGCTCCTCCTCCGGCCGGATCAGCTAGAACAGCCAGAAAAGCAGCAGGATAATGAGGATGAGTACCAGGATGCCGCTGGGATAGTAGCCCCAGCCTCTGCTGTACGGCCAAGTCGGAATAACGGTTAGGATGAGGAGAACGAGGATGATGACCAGCAGGATTTCCATGAATTTCCTCCGTTCTGTTTCAAGCGGATGCTGTTCTCGAAATTTTTGCTGTATTCAATGAACATTTTATCACCTGCCATGGAAAAGTGGAGGATGGCTGTCTTTTTTCCCACTTTCTGCTCGTTCTTTTCCTGTAATCTTTCCTGCTGTTGGCGCTCCCGCCGTTTAATATCCAGGTATCTTGATTTTTCCAGCTCGAAGAGCTGGTCGTGATACTGCTCGGTCAGGTCGTACCACAGCTCCGTGGCGGCTGAGTAGCGTTTCGCCGGTGGCATATGCCTGGTTTCCAGATAGGCCTGCAGAGCCAGGTAGTAGCGAACCGCGTTACGTTCCACCATCCCCCTGACTCCCTTGATATATTCCGGATTGTCCTTGTCTCCTCCGACCCTTGTAAACCCGATTTTGTCCCTTCCCAGAGTAGCGAGGTAACTGCGGGTGGCCATACGGCTGGCAAAACTGGAACGATGGCTGGTTCTGACGGAGAGAAAACTGCCCTGGGCAACGGGGATGGCCTTTACTTCCAGGCGGTAATCACTGGTTCCAAAAGGCCCCTCCGGAGCAACCAGTGCGACATGGAAAAAGTCCTTGCGGTTTTCCCTGAGCAGAAAATCGTATTTCAGTTCGTAAGCCTCCCCGGGCGCTTCGTAATATTTGCGTCCTACGTAAAAGGTCAATTGCGGCCGTCCCTTCCCTTCCCGCGCCTTCCAGGTGCAGGCCTTGATATTCAGTATCACCGGAAAAATTTCGCACCAGTTGCCGGGACTGGACAAGATTTCGGCCAAAGACGCAAAGTCCCGTTTAAGAACGGCATAAATTTCCGCCTCCTCAATCTCATCTCCGGTTTGGGAGACGACCTGAATCGGCATGGCCGAGGAGGGTCTTGCCAAAAAGGCCTGGTAGCTGCGCCGCAACGCGGCTTCTCCGTCCCGGGCGGTACAGGGTGAAGGCATCAGTATCCCCGCCAGCAGCGGACAGACCAGAAAAAGGAATAATTTCTTCAAGTTAAACCTGAACTTTATTGGTCTAATGATCATATTTATCATCTCTTTGCATGTTTTTGTTGACCAGAAGCGCCACCGGAAAATTGTTCAGAAGGTGTCCCAATCTCCAGTGTTCCCGGTTTGTCAGCGCCTCCCCGGTCAGAACATTGTGCCACACCTGATCCCGCTCCTCCAGATCCAATCCGGTATCCTCCCAGATGTCCTCTCCCATGGGCCACTGTCCCTCCTCAACCAGACCGGTCAACAGTCTCGGCACGACGGTGACGACTCTTCGGCTATTCAGAGTTCGTGCAAAAGCGATCACACGATGATGATGCTTCCCCTGGACCAGAAGGGGATGATACTCGCCCTGATTGAAGATTTCCGGCCTCTGGCTGCGCTGTTGAAGGGCCCGGTGAACGAGATACATCTTTATTGCACCGCTCGAAGGATCGGTCAACAGGCCTGAGATGAGGCCAGGAAGATCGCTGTTTTCCTTTTCTCGCATTTTTTTCAGGAGCTTTTTTCGATAAGGAAAATCGACCGGACGCCGATTGTCGGGGTCGACCAGGCTGAAATCCCAGAGTTCCGTTCCCTGATAAAAGTCGGGGACTCCCGGGGCGGTGACCTTGATCAAGGCCTGCCCGAGAGAATTCAGGATGCCGAACCATGCCACCATCCTCTGAAAGGGCAAAAACTCTTCCCAAAACGGGTTTTGAGTGCCGGCGTCAAGGGTTGCTTCGATGAAATGCAGAAAAGCCTTTTCGTACTCCTCATCCGATCTCAGCCAGGCGGTATGCACCTTGGCTTCACGAACCGCCTTGATGAAATAGTCCTTTATGCGGTTCCTGAACTCATCTCCGATTTCACCGCAGGGCGGGTAAACCCCGACCA
This portion of the Syntrophotaleaceae bacterium genome encodes:
- a CDS encoding ATP-binding protein, with the translated sequence MIISVASGKGGTGKTTVSVNLARIIGRGVQLLDCDVEEPNIHLFLQGRQTGSDSVTIPIPEVDESLCNGCGECGRFCRYHAIVSFGTVPLVFAELCHGCGGCALVCPQNAIREAGKRIGVVETMETEDISLILGKLDIGLPMAPPLIRAVKARLNSKRMAILDAPPGTSCPVIATVRGSDFVVLVTEPTPFGLHDLRLAVDMIRELSIPFGVVVNRMGVGDDRVHRFCGEENIPLLLELPDDRRIAEAYSQGELVVDVLPEYASNFATLLLNIREVRNAWER
- a CDS encoding NifB/NifX family molybdenum-iron cluster-binding protein, whose translation is MKIAFTAAGNTLDARMDPRFARAAGYIIYDTETDTFVAVDNQKTLDTAHGAGILATESIVNQGVTCVVTGHCGPNAFRALSAAGISVFKAQDQTVAEALEAYRSGTLPAMESADVDGHWS
- a CDS encoding DUF5320 domain-containing protein, giving the protein MPRGDGTGPTGMGPMTGRAAGYCTGYGFPGYANPAFGRGFGAGFGRGRGFFGSGGRGWRNRFYATGMPGWARYGGYGYGAFPPPVQQDPEAEKQMLKAQADALEAELQMIRQRLGGLEKESAEK
- a CDS encoding iron-sulfur cluster assembly scaffold protein, which codes for MYTELVMDHVMNPRNVGILEEADSIIQVGDPKCGDCLLVFLKFTDNIISDAKFMIKGCPAAIATASMTTEMVKGMTLGKAFELTDEQIAAALGGLPEEKINCSSLAVGAVHEGIKHYLSSCMEKNQAIPS
- a CDS encoding NifB/NifX family molybdenum-iron cluster-binding protein → MKIGLPYWQGRISPVFDEATRLVLIETGSGGEVRREIRTLTCFDPWGRARELLSLGAQVLICGALSGPLEMALHGVGITVIARTCGPVEEVLGAYLNGRLEDDAYLMPGCGRRRGFRIRRRRGHRW
- a CDS encoding sigma 54-interacting transcriptional regulator, which produces MERATQDIILDSINEGVFTVDPEWRITSFNRAAERITGIDREEALGRPCWEVFRASICEKECVLRQTMKTGKPIFNRTAYIVSDEGSRIPIRISTALLKDSRGRVVGGVETFQDLSQVEELRKELESRFTFEDIIGRSAPMLELFNILPQIAESGSTVLLEGGSGTGKELFARAIHNLSPRRHKRFVAVNCGALPDTLLESELFGYKAGAFTDARRDKPGRFSMAEGGTLFLDEIGDISPAMQVRLLRVLQERCIEPLGSVESEPMNVRILAASNKSLSELVREGSFREDLFYRIRVIHLQIPALSRRREDIPLLVNHFINKFNRLQNRQIAGLSHEVLTRLMEYDYPGNVRELENILEHAFVLCRSGLIEMQHLPPEFRPKDFPQLPRTAGSNNLEAMEKALITEALYRHNGSRKRTARDLGIDTSTLYRKIRAHGIEAPSTDGRTREKLLRDSDPK
- a CDS encoding YkvA family protein, coding for MPFEGLNYPELWKKAEKHYENGLPGVDLNDLVYAANKGKAKLEGLGNPPEGLEDLWEDLHHMVDLCRDYHIGIYKDISWDMMQKIAGAVAYFVTPFDLVPDVLPKIGYLDDAAVIQYALKGTRNDLDGYLRWRRERNRHQA
- a CDS encoding YqaE/Pmp3 family membrane protein; this translates as MDLLRILIAIFIPPLGVFLQVGIGKHFWINLLLTILGYIPGIIHAVWVIAKY
- a CDS encoding DUF3309 family protein, with amino-acid sequence MEILLVIILVLLILTVIPTWPYSRGWGYYPSGILVLILIILLLFWLF